A window of Paenibacillus sp. 19GGS1-52 contains these coding sequences:
- a CDS encoding ATP-binding cassette domain-containing protein: protein MTNIVLETKELTKVMHGKPIVSKVNIQVNTGDIFGFLGPNGAGKTTTIRMITHLVFPTSGEIFINGLSLREHFKEAISQVGCIVENPTFYPHLSAYQNLKLSAALLGNIHNQRIEEVLALVGLTSHLKQKVGTFSLGMKQRLGIANAILGYPKLVILDEPTNGVDPIGLREMKILIKELANKENITFFISSHMLREMEDLCNKVAIIQKGEIVAQGQVISLLAANSVETLEDLFLQITQGDINHEKYRNTLEI from the coding sequence ATGACAAACATCGTTCTTGAGACTAAAGAGTTAACTAAGGTTATGCATGGAAAACCTATCGTATCCAAAGTAAATATTCAAGTGAATACGGGTGATATATTTGGTTTTCTCGGACCGAACGGGGCTGGCAAAACAACGACCATTCGCATGATTACTCATTTGGTTTTTCCAACATCAGGCGAAATATTCATCAATGGTCTTTCTTTAAGAGAGCACTTTAAAGAGGCTATTTCACAAGTGGGTTGTATCGTTGAAAATCCGACATTTTATCCCCATCTCTCTGCGTATCAGAATTTAAAATTAAGTGCAGCACTTTTGGGGAATATCCACAATCAGCGAATCGAAGAAGTGCTTGCCCTGGTTGGACTAACCAGCCATTTGAAACAAAAGGTCGGAACCTTCTCGCTGGGCATGAAGCAAAGACTCGGTATAGCCAATGCTATCCTGGGGTACCCCAAGCTAGTCATCCTGGACGAACCAACAAATGGTGTTGATCCCATAGGGTTGAGAGAAATGAAGATATTAATCAAGGAACTTGCAAACAAAGAGAACATTACCTTTTTCATCTCCAGCCATATGCTTAGAGAAATGGAGGATCTATGCAACAAAGTTGCGATCATTCAAAAGGGAGAAATCGTAGCACAGGGGCAAGTAATAAGCTTACTGGCTGCTAATTCTGTTGAAACTTTAGAAGATTTATTCTTACAGATTACACAGGGGGATATCAACCATGAGAAATATCGTAACACTCTTGAAATTTGA
- a CDS encoding ABC transporter permease, translating into MRNIVTLLKFETKRLLTSKISLLYAAIYGLCFLISAYFYSVYGSEGSVLVTANGQSFAIQHLQASFLFTGVFVAIYASSLILQERTKGTIKNILTRPVTRGEFWVSRALSLTVFVIFISFMMVVIGYIVGIACFGWGDYMEFANLRYPPVEGVFQTLNAALAFSYAYLGYGMMALVMSIFMDQMITSVTVMTLLLMVGQYAEVLPNLKVGVIMHQMLFYHIDLFKASQTVIAWNGFVIGLYIVVFFSLGWVTFRQQNLKV; encoded by the coding sequence ATGAGAAATATCGTAACACTCTTGAAATTTGAAACCAAAAGGTTGCTGACCTCCAAGATCTCCTTACTCTACGCTGCAATCTACGGCCTATGTTTTCTGATCTCCGCCTATTTTTATTCCGTGTACGGTTCTGAAGGATCGGTTCTCGTTACCGCCAACGGTCAATCGTTTGCAATACAGCATTTACAGGCCAGCTTTTTGTTTACGGGTGTATTTGTAGCCATCTATGCTTCCAGTTTGATTCTGCAGGAGAGAACTAAAGGTACGATTAAAAACATACTGACCAGACCCGTTACACGAGGTGAATTTTGGGTTTCTCGCGCATTATCCCTAACCGTATTTGTCATCTTCATTAGCTTTATGATGGTTGTTATAGGCTACATAGTTGGGATCGCCTGCTTTGGCTGGGGGGATTATATGGAGTTCGCTAATTTACGTTATCCGCCTGTAGAGGGTGTATTTCAAACCCTAAACGCTGCTCTTGCCTTTAGTTACGCATATCTAGGTTATGGAATGATGGCTTTAGTCATGTCCATCTTTATGGATCAGATGATCACTAGTGTCACCGTGATGACCCTTCTGCTTATGGTGGGACAATACGCCGAGGTCTTGCCTAACTTGAAGGTTGGCGTGATCATGCATCAAATGCTGTTTTACCATATTGACTTATTCAAAGCCTCCCAAACCGTTATAGCCTGGAATGGATTCGTGATCGGATTATATATTGTGGTGTTCTTCAGCCTGGGGTGGGTCACTTTTCGACAACAGAATTTGAAAGTATAG
- a CDS encoding ABC transporter permease: protein MRIALLNEIRKVIWRKKLLGVLFILLVAELIYYYRLSLGGNPEQSISGIQQSFDFFETFRSFFWILAVYFICDIINEDYHYQTMKTALTRKITRMEYLISKFLVSIATVEVLFLFLILSAGALEGLFHGWGLLFVVGLLISSLLTIASFTAVCLCIIVASQKSSVSLGLGMALIFLMLLLEADPRLSPFLLTKQIIELPLKMMQGLTLSLLPGITLFLILIIVGVSCSVSMFNKQDMYI from the coding sequence GTGAGAATAGCATTATTAAATGAAATCAGAAAAGTCATCTGGAGAAAAAAGTTACTTGGAGTACTATTCATCCTATTGGTGGCTGAGCTGATATACTATTACCGCCTAAGTTTAGGTGGCAATCCAGAGCAGTCCATTTCCGGGATACAACAGTCTTTTGATTTTTTCGAAACTTTCCGTTCTTTCTTTTGGATTCTGGCAGTCTATTTCATCTGCGATATCATCAATGAAGACTACCACTACCAAACGATGAAAACAGCTCTGACAAGGAAAATCACGAGGATGGAGTATCTCATTTCCAAATTTCTAGTGTCTATAGCTACTGTGGAAGTTTTATTTCTATTTCTAATCTTGTCCGCCGGAGCCTTAGAAGGGTTATTCCATGGATGGGGCTTGTTATTTGTGGTGGGTCTCCTTATCTCGTCGTTATTAACGATTGCTTCATTTACGGCCGTTTGTTTATGTATCATAGTGGCTTCACAAAAATCCTCTGTCTCGTTGGGGTTAGGTATGGCGCTTATTTTTCTCATGCTGCTCTTGGAAGCAGATCCCAGGCTGTCACCTTTTCTGCTTACCAAACAGATTATAGAGTTGCCCCTAAAGATGATGCAGGGTTTGACTCTTAGCCTGTTGCCTGGTATCACTCTGTTTCTTATACTGATTATTGTTGGTGTATCATGTAGTGTAAGCATGTTCAATAAACAAGACATGTATATCTGA
- a CDS encoding response regulator transcription factor, with the protein MKYKVMIVEDEVELAEIERDFLLAEQYDVMLCHDGNMAFGLFQQYQPDILLLDIMLPGTDGIEILRRVRTESSAIVIITSAKESEFDRILGLGLGADDYMTKPFSIKEMVARVKAQLRRSFYFNEKLSTTAHVIGFQNIKIDLKSRQIMNGEAEIFLTVKEYDILVFLLQHPNQVFTREQMFEHIWGTWEVGDLNTITVHVQKIREKLKDTESIVTVRGVGYRFNGAML; encoded by the coding sequence GTGAAATATAAAGTTATGATCGTTGAGGATGAAGTGGAGTTGGCAGAGATTGAACGAGATTTTCTGCTGGCTGAACAATATGATGTGATGTTATGTCACGATGGGAACATGGCCTTTGGGCTCTTTCAACAATACCAGCCGGATATCCTGCTTCTAGACATTATGCTCCCCGGAACAGATGGAATCGAGATCTTACGAAGAGTCAGAACCGAATCGTCAGCGATTGTGATCATTACCAGTGCGAAGGAGTCTGAATTCGATCGGATCTTAGGTCTGGGATTGGGTGCGGATGATTATATGACCAAGCCCTTTTCGATCAAAGAAATGGTGGCTCGTGTAAAAGCACAGCTACGTCGTTCCTTTTATTTTAATGAAAAGTTATCAACTACTGCGCATGTAATTGGCTTTCAAAATATTAAAATTGACTTGAAATCCAGGCAGATTATGAATGGTGAAGCGGAAATCTTTTTAACTGTAAAAGAATATGATATTCTCGTTTTTTTACTACAGCATCCTAACCAAGTGTTTACACGAGAGCAAATGTTCGAACATATCTGGGGAACATGGGAGGTAGGTGATCTAAATACGATTACAGTACATGTGCAGAAAATCCGTGAAAAGCTAAAAGATACAGAAAGTATTGTGACTGTGAGGGGAGTTGGCTATCGATTTAATGGTGCGATGTTATGA
- a CDS encoding HAMP domain-containing sensor histidine kinase — protein MKKSIVSHLRGLIIVTMVIPTLSLMFLISEYPTNLFPIFFIGFLYVILVLLTSFYIKRKIIVPITVLGENAKNIMKGNMTEEIDYHSDDEIGQFALIFKQMKDQLLVNEQAKQRFEEERMQFIINITHDLKTPLSSIRAYVEGLQEGLATTEKEQTKYLEIIDRKAIEIEALMDQLKLIDLGEPLLWTGKPTKIPFRTWIEDNLVQELEKPLYQHSNFHTSIEVDPHSMISAHSQDLKRLVNNLLDNALRYQKDVLELKVFETPDKICLDLANDGYTLSTSEVKQVFDRFYTKENEHGNPKGHLGIGLHIADNIAKSMSATLSAEIKDELFHVMLSIPKIR, from the coding sequence ATGAAGAAAAGTATAGTCAGTCATCTCCGCGGTTTAATTATAGTCACGATGGTGATACCCACATTATCTTTAATGTTTCTTATTAGTGAATATCCAACAAACTTGTTCCCTATTTTCTTTATAGGATTTCTATATGTGATATTAGTCTTGTTAACAAGCTTCTATATTAAGCGCAAGATCATTGTTCCCATCACCGTTTTAGGTGAAAATGCCAAAAATATCATGAAAGGGAATATGACTGAAGAAATAGATTACCATAGTGATGATGAAATCGGGCAGTTTGCCCTGATTTTCAAACAAATGAAAGACCAACTCCTCGTTAATGAGCAAGCAAAGCAAAGGTTCGAGGAGGAACGCATGCAGTTTATCATCAATATTACCCATGATCTAAAAACGCCTTTATCCTCGATACGTGCTTATGTAGAAGGACTTCAGGAAGGCCTAGCAACAACGGAAAAGGAGCAGACCAAATACCTGGAGATTATAGACCGAAAGGCCATCGAAATCGAAGCACTAATGGATCAACTAAAGCTCATTGATCTTGGCGAACCCCTGCTTTGGACAGGAAAACCAACAAAGATACCCTTTCGTACATGGATAGAGGATAACCTCGTGCAAGAACTGGAGAAACCATTGTACCAGCATTCAAATTTCCATACGTCTATCGAAGTTGATCCACATTCTATGATTTCTGCCCATTCGCAAGATTTAAAACGGCTTGTGAATAATCTATTGGACAACGCGCTTAGGTATCAGAAGGACGTATTAGAATTAAAGGTATTTGAAACACCTGACAAGATCTGTTTAGACTTAGCTAACGATGGCTATACCCTCTCAACTAGTGAGGTTAAACAGGTATTTGACCGTTTCTATACCAAAGAAAATGAGCATGGGAATCCAAAAGGGCATTTAGGGATCGGCTTGCATATTGCTGATAATATTGCAAAATCAATGAGCGCCACTCTATCTGCTGAAATAAAAGATGAGTTATTTCATGTGATGTTGAGTATCCCTAAAATTAGATAG
- a CDS encoding YdcF family protein, giving the protein MIYFIKIAYSFVLPPGIFIVLLLGLVLWIWKKNRRPALALLGVTLTLYLSMTTLVSDTLISSLEQKYAQPDIAAVQGDVIVVLGGGATSGTPDLDGEGNLLGSAANRLLTAVRLYRQTGLPILFSGGQVYADSGNEADIAKRQLIGLGIPKQDILTDNQSLNTDQNAVNTAAVMQANGLSRPVLVTSGFHMWRAMLQFEHVGLNPLAYPTDYIASRPMTLYFSKFVPSPGAVSTTGLALKEYLGILAARF; this is encoded by the coding sequence TTGATCTATTTCATCAAAATTGCCTATAGCTTCGTGCTTCCTCCTGGCATCTTCATCGTTCTGCTGTTAGGACTTGTGCTGTGGATTTGGAAAAAGAACCGCCGTCCGGCGCTCGCACTGCTCGGTGTTACACTAACGCTGTATCTGTCGATGACTACTCTAGTAAGCGATACGCTGATTAGCAGCCTCGAACAAAAATATGCACAGCCAGATATTGCGGCTGTGCAGGGCGATGTTATTGTCGTGCTCGGTGGAGGTGCCACCTCTGGCACACCTGATCTTGACGGGGAAGGCAATCTGCTGGGTTCGGCAGCCAATCGGCTGCTAACTGCTGTGCGTCTTTATCGGCAGACCGGGCTGCCGATCCTCTTTTCCGGGGGTCAGGTGTACGCCGACAGCGGCAATGAAGCTGATATTGCCAAACGGCAATTGATCGGGCTCGGCATCCCTAAGCAAGATATATTGACCGACAATCAATCCTTGAACACCGATCAAAATGCTGTCAATACAGCGGCAGTTATGCAGGCGAACGGGCTCAGCCGTCCAGTTTTGGTAACCTCCGGCTTTCACATGTGGCGGGCGATGCTGCAATTTGAGCATGTCGGGCTGAACCCGTTAGCGTATCCCACCGATTATATAGCTAGCAGACCTATGACGCTGTATTTCAGCAAGTTTGTCCCTTCACCAGGAGCAGTCTCCACAACGGGGTTGGCATTGAAGGAATACTTGGGCATACTTGCGGCACGGTTCTAA
- a CDS encoding helix-turn-helix domain-containing protein, whose amino-acid sequence MDESIIYLSADRFPLVRDIGWNQTTGLYTHPDRTLDYDVFIYVTAGTMQVIEEGQEYVVQQGQFLFLRKGRHHWGLPQTPAGTAWYWIHFHTVFEESVAYKDYPPLPELGFYYPNYYEYRFPLPKYGYSPVQLTLENRLKLLMEHYYYLKEHWMTQSCLRVYELLMDLQEAWNLGEQESIHGKSEHTARKIMAYLTEHCGEEFVGDKLSLYMKMNYSYLSAMFKQRTGQTIIETHTKLRMNKAIGLMRSTSLNISEISESLGYPNPYYFSRVFKKVLGEAPSAYLKQLYR is encoded by the coding sequence GTGGATGAGTCTATTATTTATCTGAGTGCGGACCGTTTCCCGCTCGTGCGTGATATCGGCTGGAATCAGACCACTGGCCTCTACACCCATCCTGACCGTACGCTTGATTATGACGTATTTATTTACGTTACCGCAGGCACAATGCAGGTTATTGAAGAGGGACAGGAGTATGTTGTTCAGCAGGGACAATTTCTTTTTTTGCGAAAAGGACGACATCATTGGGGGCTACCCCAGACTCCGGCTGGAACTGCCTGGTACTGGATTCATTTCCATACTGTATTTGAGGAATCCGTAGCTTACAAGGACTATCCTCCCCTGCCTGAATTAGGGTTCTATTATCCCAATTATTATGAGTACCGGTTTCCGTTGCCCAAGTACGGTTATTCACCTGTTCAACTGACACTGGAGAACCGTTTAAAGCTGCTGATGGAGCATTACTACTACTTGAAGGAGCATTGGATGACGCAGAGTTGTCTCAGGGTTTATGAGCTTTTGATGGATCTGCAAGAAGCATGGAACTTAGGCGAGCAAGAGAGTATTCACGGAAAAAGTGAGCATACGGCCCGAAAAATCATGGCTTATCTGACGGAGCATTGTGGGGAAGAATTCGTGGGAGACAAGCTCAGCTTATATATGAAGATGAACTACAGCTACCTGTCGGCAATGTTTAAGCAAAGAACGGGCCAGACCATTATTGAGACCCACACCAAGCTCAGAATGAACAAAGCCATCGGGCTGATGCGCAGCACTTCATTGAATATCTCCGAAATCAGCGAGTCTTTAGGCTATCCGAATCCTTATTATTTCAGCCGTGTATTCAAAAAGGTGTTAGGCGAAGCCCCGTCCGCTTATTTAAAGCAATTATATAGATGA
- a CDS encoding beta-L-arabinofuranosidase domain-containing protein, with amino-acid sequence MSNVMSTFPAGAVRLSPGPIQARFELNKHYVMSLSNANLLRNFYLEAGLWSYSGNSGTTAASTTSMDSPDQWHWGWESPTCELRGHIMGHWLSAAARIYAQTEDMLVKAKADHIVSELAKCQEANGGEWLAAFPEIYMHRIANGKYVWAPHYTIHKLLMGLYEMYTIAGSGQALEMMKGMAIWFYRWTTKFSREQMADLLDLETGGMLETWADLYGITGDEQHLELIRRYDRRRFFDALLAGEDVLTNKHANTQIPEILGAAKAFEVTGDVRYQEIVEAFWKCAVTDRGYVCTGAGDDAELWMPAGEMCSRMGVGQEHCVNYNMMRLAHILLRWSGDAAYGDYWERRFYNGVLAHQHGENGRISYFLGMGASSRKNWGSETGHFWCCHGTLMQANAAYEPMIFMEEEVGLAVCQWIPATVHFKRGEANISLQLEQDGQYGLYPLSGWSVAGMSAITKVNIPPIPQHRPDAFIYKLTLTTDQEIEFTLKLRLPWWVREGASITVNGVQETGTFAPSSFYEIQRVWSSGDRVCVALPKMLVTESLPDRPDVVAFMDGPIVLVGLVDEERTLFGIQQEPSSMLTTDRERNHSWWNQGYYRTIGQERGIRFIPLLEVKDEAYTVYFPVSTKR; translated from the coding sequence ATGAGCAACGTGATGTCAACTTTTCCTGCTGGAGCAGTCCGGCTTTCGCCTGGGCCCATCCAAGCACGATTTGAACTGAATAAACACTATGTAATGAGTCTGAGCAATGCCAATCTGCTGCGTAATTTTTATCTGGAGGCGGGATTGTGGAGCTATAGCGGGAATAGTGGGACGACAGCAGCCTCGACCACAAGTATGGATAGCCCGGATCAGTGGCATTGGGGCTGGGAATCGCCAACCTGTGAGTTAAGAGGCCATATTATGGGGCATTGGCTATCTGCTGCCGCACGTATTTACGCTCAGACTGAAGATATGCTGGTGAAGGCCAAAGCCGATCATATCGTTAGTGAACTTGCCAAGTGCCAGGAAGCTAACGGGGGAGAATGGCTGGCTGCTTTTCCAGAGATTTATATGCACCGGATCGCGAATGGCAAATATGTCTGGGCGCCGCATTATACGATTCATAAGCTGCTGATGGGCTTGTATGAGATGTACACCATTGCCGGTAGCGGTCAGGCGCTGGAGATGATGAAGGGAATGGCAATCTGGTTTTATCGCTGGACGACCAAATTCAGCCGTGAGCAGATGGCTGATCTGCTGGACCTGGAAACGGGCGGCATGCTGGAGACCTGGGCCGATCTATATGGAATTACCGGAGACGAACAGCATTTGGAGCTGATCCGCCGTTATGACCGCCGCCGCTTCTTCGACGCGCTGCTGGCGGGTGAGGATGTGCTTACCAACAAGCATGCCAATACGCAAATTCCGGAGATTTTGGGCGCTGCGAAGGCTTTTGAAGTGACAGGAGATGTGCGCTACCAGGAAATTGTCGAGGCATTCTGGAAGTGTGCCGTCACGGACCGTGGTTATGTCTGCACGGGGGCGGGAGATGATGCGGAGCTGTGGATGCCTGCGGGAGAGATGTGCTCACGCATGGGCGTGGGACAGGAGCATTGTGTGAATTACAACATGATGAGGCTGGCACATATCCTTTTGCGCTGGAGTGGCGATGCGGCCTACGGAGATTATTGGGAGCGGCGCTTCTATAATGGTGTGCTGGCGCACCAGCATGGGGAGAATGGTAGAATCTCTTATTTTCTTGGGATGGGTGCGAGCAGCCGGAAGAACTGGGGCTCGGAGACTGGGCATTTCTGGTGCTGCCACGGAACGCTGATGCAAGCTAATGCGGCTTACGAACCGATGATTTTTATGGAAGAGGAAGTGGGGCTGGCGGTTTGCCAGTGGATTCCTGCCACCGTTCATTTTAAGCGGGGAGAGGCCAATATAAGCCTGCAGCTGGAGCAGGACGGCCAGTATGGGCTATATCCACTTAGCGGTTGGTCTGTTGCGGGCATGTCGGCGATCACGAAGGTGAATATACCGCCAATTCCGCAGCACCGTCCAGATGCATTCATATATAAGCTGACTTTAACGACTGATCAGGAGATAGAATTCACACTGAAGCTCAGACTTCCATGGTGGGTAAGGGAAGGGGCGAGCATAACAGTAAATGGTGTACAAGAGACTGGAACATTTGCTCCGTCTTCCTTTTATGAGATCCAGCGGGTATGGAGCAGTGGAGATAGGGTCTGTGTGGCGCTGCCCAAAATGCTGGTTACCGAATCATTGCCAGATCGTCCGGATGTTGTAGCTTTTATGGACGGGCCCATCGTACTGGTTGGTCTCGTTGATGAGGAAAGAACATTATTCGGCATTCAACAGGAGCCAAGCAGTATGCTTACAACTGATCGAGAACGGAACCATAGCTGGTGGAATCAAGGCTATTATCGGACCATTGGCCAGGAACGTGGCATCCGCTTTATTCCGCTGCTTGAGGTGAAGGATGAAGCCTATACGGTGTATTTTCCGGTGAGTACTAAGCGGTAG
- a CDS encoding response regulator, producing MHTIRVILADDEPVIIRGLKKLLAWEQLGLTIVGEASDGYELKQQIELCNPDLIISDISMPGYTGIDIIREIHDSGRPIKVIFISAYQEFSYARQAIQYGAMDYLVKPVNKNQLEQVVSRAVSQIRQESEGERNKKMLKSYEQKNLRLTIEELLDRLTDGNKGTAETLLELGITAISRYVSICVLETDEYAGQPSRWEERERKLVEFALSNIIKETVDQVDNSYMFRKGERFCILLQHEHSGDPERLADDLHGKINSFLKLPVSIGVGNTVEGMDIADESYRSAVRALNRKYFVGLNHVIPSRLEQPAGEIQTLTSLNELQSALRTALKCQDKEQIVECTNHLLQTIRVLAVDNKNQAVSSVYNTIVQLEQELANFGVEANPAGQDSSPMLEKLTNLSTYTEVEQEFSVILGKMSEQIGGRMVNKEMVQLSQVKIFMEEHYAENITLESIAGMMFMNPYYFSSFFKKHTGQNFKNYVTEVRMNRALQLLLQSDMMVYEIAESVGYNNARHFSDMFKKKYGKLPQEYKQSFKNQ from the coding sequence ATGCACACGATTCGGGTAATCTTGGCTGATGATGAGCCGGTTATTATACGGGGATTAAAGAAGCTGCTTGCTTGGGAGCAACTAGGGTTGACGATAGTAGGAGAAGCCAGCGATGGTTATGAATTGAAGCAGCAGATCGAATTATGTAACCCTGATCTGATCATTAGTGATATAAGCATGCCAGGATACACGGGAATTGATATTATTCGGGAAATTCATGATTCCGGGCGGCCGATAAAAGTGATCTTTATTAGTGCTTACCAGGAATTCTCATACGCACGGCAGGCCATTCAGTACGGCGCGATGGATTACCTGGTTAAGCCGGTTAATAAGAACCAGCTGGAGCAGGTCGTAAGCCGTGCTGTTTCGCAAATTCGACAGGAATCTGAGGGAGAACGTAATAAAAAGATGCTTAAATCCTATGAACAAAAAAACCTTAGATTAACCATTGAAGAGTTGTTAGACCGGCTTACGGATGGGAACAAAGGGACGGCGGAAACGCTGCTGGAATTGGGAATCACTGCTATAAGCCGCTATGTGAGCATCTGTGTGCTGGAGACGGATGAATACGCGGGACAGCCTTCGCGCTGGGAAGAGCGAGAACGCAAACTGGTTGAATTCGCACTGTCCAACATTATTAAAGAAACCGTAGATCAGGTTGACAATAGCTATATGTTCCGCAAAGGTGAGCGCTTTTGTATTTTGCTGCAGCATGAGCATTCAGGAGATCCGGAGCGTTTGGCTGATGATCTGCACGGCAAAATAAACAGCTTTCTGAAATTGCCGGTTTCCATTGGGGTCGGCAATACTGTAGAGGGCATGGATATTGCTGATGAGTCTTATCGTAGTGCCGTGAGAGCGCTAAACCGCAAGTATTTTGTAGGCTTGAATCATGTGATTCCTAGCCGATTGGAGCAGCCCGCTGGTGAAATCCAGACATTAACCTCGCTAAATGAGCTTCAGTCTGCGTTGAGAACGGCATTGAAGTGTCAGGATAAAGAGCAGATTGTTGAATGTACGAACCATTTGCTGCAGACGATCCGAGTGTTAGCCGTCGACAATAAGAATCAAGCCGTATCCAGTGTATATAATACGATTGTGCAGCTAGAGCAAGAACTGGCTAATTTTGGCGTAGAGGCCAATCCTGCGGGTCAGGACAGCAGTCCAATGCTGGAGAAATTGACTAATCTCTCCACGTATACAGAGGTCGAGCAAGAATTTTCCGTAATCTTGGGCAAGATGTCCGAGCAAATTGGCGGCCGCATGGTGAACAAGGAAATGGTCCAGCTGTCCCAGGTCAAAATATTTATGGAGGAGCATTACGCTGAGAACATCACACTAGAATCTATAGCAGGTATGATGTTCATGAATCCCTACTATTTCAGCAGTTTTTTTAAGAAGCACACCGGACAGAACTTTAAGAATTATGTGACTGAGGTTCGTATGAACCGTGCGCTCCAGTTGCTGCTGCAGAGCGATATGATGGTCTATGAAATAGCTGAAAGTGTAGGGTATAACAATGCCCGGCATTTCAGTGATATGTTCAAGAAGAAATATGGAAAACTGCCGCAGGAATATAAACAATCCTTCAAAAACCAATAG